The Elgaria multicarinata webbii isolate HBS135686 ecotype San Diego chromosome 1, rElgMul1.1.pri, whole genome shotgun sequence genome has a window encoding:
- the MYOG gene encoding myogenin → MPPSSWCEGPEFHSPTQALPCQTLAMELLETNPYFFTDQRFYDGENYLSPRLHGYEQTAYQDRAAMSLCPEGRAGIEEKASALPDHSPGQCLPWACKVCKGKSVSIDRRRAATLREKRRLKKVNEAFEALKRSTLLNPNQRLPKVEILRSAIQYIERLQALLSTLNQQERDQRELRYCNTGSQPVVSSDHGASSTSCSPEWSTQLEFSTHPGDHLLSDDSSEDRNLHSLSSIVDSIAVEDVAVAFQEERAQN, encoded by the exons ATGCCACCAAGCAGTTGGTGTGAGGGGCCGGAGTTTCACTCCCCAACACAGGCTCTGCCTTGCCAGACGCTCGCCATGGAACTCCTGGAGACTAACCCCTACTTTTTCACAGACCAGCGCTTTTACGACGGAGAGAACTACCTGAGCCCTCGCTTGCATGGCTACGAGCAAACGGCCTACCAAGACCGGGCGGCCATGAGCCTGTGCCCCGAGGGCAGGGCCGGGATAGAGGAAAAGGCTTCGGCCCTGCCGGACCATAGTCCTGGCCAGTGCCTGCCCTGGGCGTGCAAAGTGTGCAAGGGGAAGAGCGTCTCCATCGACAGGCGTCGTGCCGCCACCCTTAGGGAAAAGCGCCGGCTGAAGAAAGTCAACGAGGCCTTTGAAGCGCTGAAGCGGAGCACTTTACTGAACCCAAACCAGCGGCTTCCCAAGGTGGAGATCCTGCGCAGTGCCATTCAATACATCGAACGCTTACAAGCTCTGCTCAGTACCCTCAATCAACAGGAGCGGGACCAGCGGGAACTGCGCTACTGCAACACCGGCAGCCAGCCAGTG GTGTCTAGTGACCATGGAGCCAGCAGCACTTCATGCAGCCCAGAATGGAGCACCCAGCTAGAGTTCAGCACTCATCCTGGAG ATCATTTGCTGAGTGATGATTCTTCGGAAGATCGCAATCTTCACTCTCTGTCTTCAATTGTGGACAGTATCGCTGTGGAAGATGTGGCTGTTGCGTTCCAAGAGGAGAGGGCTCAGAACTGA